From Triticum urartu cultivar G1812 chromosome 2, Tu2.1, whole genome shotgun sequence, a single genomic window includes:
- the LOC125541801 gene encoding uncharacterized protein LOC125541801, whose product MPSPFREPTSMELAVASSEPRPQAGARQPHRSAVSSSTSRGALLMFSPSSCLVSGLPVAPLSDDRQRADSHQQARLDSPSRPYLLSSLLLELTSSLHFPPLLLTAGDGRSLERHGLAPRAPMEHENLALGATSCRRSPRPAPDLP is encoded by the exons ATGCCGTCGCCCTTCCG GGAGCCGACATCCATGGAGCTTGCCGTTGCTTCGTCCGAGCCGCGTCCTCAAGCCGGAGCTCGCCAGCCGCATCGATCCGCCGTGAGCAGCAGCACCAGCAGAGGAGCTCTGCTCATGTTCTCTCCTTCCTCCTGCCTCGTCTCTGGCCTCCCCGTCGCCCCGCTGTCCGACGACCGGCAACGTGCCGACAGCCACCAACAGGCCAGGCTGGACTCCCCATCGCGTCCCTATCTTCTTTCTTCCCTTCTTCTCGAACTCACCTCATCTCTCCACTTCCCTCCTCTGCTTCTTACCGCAGGAGATGGTCGCAGCCTCGAACGCCATGGATTGGCGCCAAGAGCTCCTATGGAACACGAGAACCTCGCATTGGGAGCCACCTCCTGCCGTCGTTCACCTCGTCCTGCGCCCGACCTCCCCTGA